One genomic window of Streptomyces sp. NBC_01498 includes the following:
- a CDS encoding S1 family peptidase, with translation MTIKRFSPLSVVPRRARLLAVASGLVTAVALAAPSAVAAPAPQVTAAQLADASSTMRTADVAGTAWYTDKATGKIVVTADSSVSAAELNKVKSALADTGAGLTVKRTPGTFSKLIAGGEAITTGGARCSLGFNVTNGSANYALTAGHCTNIGSAWSMGTTAGSSFPGNDYGIIQHSDPGAADGRVYLYNGTYQEITGAADPAVGQGVTRSGSTTGVHSGTVTGLNATVNYGADGIVSGLIQTNVCAEPGDSGGALFSGTTAHGLTSGGSGNCSSGGTTFFQPVTEALSVYGVSII, from the coding sequence GTGACCATCAAGCGCTTCTCCCCCCTCAGCGTCGTTCCGAGACGAGCCCGTCTGCTCGCCGTGGCCTCCGGTCTGGTGACCGCGGTCGCGCTCGCCGCGCCGTCCGCCGTGGCCGCCCCCGCGCCGCAGGTGACCGCCGCCCAGCTCGCCGACGCCAGCTCCACCATGCGTACCGCCGACGTGGCCGGTACCGCCTGGTACACGGACAAGGCGACGGGCAAGATCGTCGTGACGGCCGACAGCAGCGTCTCGGCCGCCGAGCTCAACAAGGTCAAGTCCGCCCTCGCGGACACCGGCGCCGGCCTGACCGTCAAGCGCACCCCCGGCACCTTCAGCAAGCTGATCGCCGGCGGCGAGGCCATCACCACCGGCGGCGCCCGCTGCTCCCTCGGCTTCAACGTCACCAACGGCAGCGCCAACTACGCGCTGACCGCCGGTCACTGCACCAACATCGGCAGCGCCTGGTCCATGGGCACGACGGCCGGTTCCAGCTTCCCGGGCAACGACTACGGGATCATCCAGCACTCCGACCCGGGTGCGGCCGACGGCAGGGTCTACCTGTACAACGGCACGTACCAGGAGATCACCGGCGCGGCCGACCCGGCCGTCGGCCAGGGTGTCACCCGCAGCGGTTCCACCACCGGTGTGCACAGCGGCACGGTCACGGGCCTCAACGCGACCGTGAACTACGGCGCCGACGGCATCGTCTCCGGCCTCATCCAGACCAACGTCTGCGCCGAGCCCGGCGACAGCGGCGGCGCGCTCTTCTCCGGCACCACGGCCCACGGCCTGACCTCCGGCGGCAGCGGCAACTGCTCCTCCGGCGGCACCACGTTCTTCCAGCCGGTCACCGAGGCCCTCAGCGTCTACGGCGTCTCGATCATCTGA
- a CDS encoding acyl-CoA dehydrogenase family protein: MTSTTHTVTNQVPPLVGYDVFSGDRALTEGLERHAAPGVIDEARSELTALGRLAGSARAQEWGTRANENPPTLRTHDRYGNRIDEVEFHPAWHQLLDEAVSAGLTDAWGRPDGHLRRAAGFYVWSQVEAGHGCPLSMTHAAVPALRAEPELAAEWEPRLTSHRYEPGLRPAAGKAGALFGMGMTEKQGGSDVRANTTAARPLDAAGEYLLTGHKWFCSAPMCDGFLVLAQAPAGLTCFLVPRVLPDGTRNVFLIQRLKDKLGNRSNASAEVEFDGTWARRVGEEGRGVRTIIEMVAATRVDCVLGSAALMRQSVAQAVHHATYRRAFGSELVDKPLMRNVLADLALESEAATTLALRLAAAQDAVRSTGSETEKAFLRLAVPTAKYWVTKRCTPVTAEALECLGGNGYVEESGMPRLLRESPLNSIWEGAGNVQALDVLRALQREPDALNAFLREVGAARGADHRLDRAIKDLLTELADLDGIEARARRLVERMALVLQGSLLVRWAPSAVADAFCASRLGRDWGTAFGTLPHSLDLESVVTRARPTGDN, encoded by the coding sequence ATGACCTCCACCACCCACACAGTGACCAACCAGGTTCCGCCCCTGGTCGGATACGACGTCTTCAGCGGCGACCGGGCCCTCACGGAGGGCCTGGAGCGGCACGCCGCGCCCGGCGTGATCGACGAGGCGCGGTCGGAACTGACCGCGCTCGGCCGGCTGGCCGGTTCGGCGCGGGCCCAGGAGTGGGGGACGCGGGCCAACGAGAACCCGCCGACGCTCCGCACGCACGACCGGTACGGCAATCGGATCGACGAGGTCGAGTTCCATCCGGCCTGGCACCAGTTGCTGGACGAGGCGGTGTCGGCGGGGCTGACCGACGCCTGGGGGCGGCCGGACGGGCATCTGCGCCGGGCGGCCGGTTTCTATGTCTGGTCGCAGGTCGAGGCCGGGCACGGCTGTCCGCTGTCGATGACGCACGCGGCGGTGCCCGCGCTGCGCGCGGAGCCGGAACTGGCCGCCGAGTGGGAGCCCCGGCTCACCTCGCACCGGTACGAGCCGGGGCTGCGGCCCGCCGCCGGGAAGGCGGGCGCGCTGTTCGGGATGGGGATGACCGAGAAGCAGGGCGGCAGCGACGTACGGGCCAACACGACGGCCGCGCGCCCGCTGGACGCGGCGGGCGAGTACCTGCTCACCGGGCACAAGTGGTTCTGCTCCGCGCCGATGTGCGACGGGTTCCTGGTGCTGGCGCAGGCACCGGCCGGGCTGACGTGCTTCCTGGTGCCGCGGGTGCTGCCGGACGGGACGCGCAACGTGTTCCTGATCCAGCGGCTCAAGGACAAGCTGGGCAACAGGTCGAACGCGTCGGCGGAGGTGGAGTTCGACGGGACCTGGGCGCGCCGGGTCGGCGAGGAGGGGCGCGGGGTGCGCACCATCATCGAGATGGTGGCGGCGACACGGGTGGACTGTGTGCTCGGATCGGCGGCCCTGATGCGGCAGTCGGTGGCGCAGGCGGTCCATCACGCCACGTACCGGCGGGCGTTCGGGTCCGAGCTGGTCGACAAGCCGCTGATGCGCAACGTCCTGGCCGATCTGGCGCTGGAGTCGGAGGCGGCGACGACGCTGGCGCTGCGGCTGGCGGCGGCGCAGGACGCGGTGCGGAGCACGGGTTCGGAGACAGAGAAGGCGTTTCTGCGGCTGGCGGTGCCGACGGCCAAGTACTGGGTGACCAAGCGGTGTACGCCGGTCACGGCGGAGGCGCTCGAATGTCTGGGCGGCAACGGGTACGTGGAGGAGTCCGGGATGCCGCGCCTGTTGCGTGAGTCGCCGCTGAACTCGATCTGGGAGGGGGCGGGGAACGTCCAGGCGCTCGACGTGCTGCGGGCGCTCCAGCGGGAGCCGGACGCCCTGAACGCGTTCCTCCGGGAGGTGGGCGCGGCACGCGGCGCGGACCACCGGCTGGACCGGGCGATCAAGGACCTGCTGACCGAACTGGCCGATCTGGACGGCATCGAGGCGCGGGCCCGGCGGCTGGTGGAGCGGATGGCGCTGGTGCTCCAGGGGTCGCTGCTGGTGCGGTGGGCGCCGTCGGCGGTCGCGGACGCGTTCTGCGCGTCGCGGCTGGGCCGGGACTGGGGTACGGCCTTCGGCACGCTGCCGCACAGTCTGGACCTGGAGTCGGTGGTGACGCGGGCGCGGCCGACCGGGGACAACTGA
- a CDS encoding YihY/virulence factor BrkB family protein, translated as MQAANETPDRPTGRLRRARALYRNVSKRRMAWLLLKDTVNSCIEYRILGLAAEAAFFTLLSLPPLMLGLLGLLGYVDDWTNTTTVASIERNILTAVGTVLSDRGVDQIAKPLLADVTHGGRPDLISIGFAIALWSGSRAVNVFIDTITVMYGLDGRRGIVATRLLAFLLYLVALLIGAVVLPLAVVGPDRVVELIPWGTEVASVLYWPVVILLSIAFLTTLYHVSVPARSPWLEDVPGALVALGMWVFGSFLLRIYLTSTVEGPTIYGSLAAPIAVLLWIGISAFAVLVGAAVNAAIDRVWPSVATAAARAANERLRAAHAAETIARVEALSGEPGARGDGEDGEYGPDPDMPSEFPERWSRFLPPDDLKSRFHTGRDKEPKS; from the coding sequence GTGCAGGCAGCAAACGAAACTCCCGACCGGCCCACCGGCCGACTCCGCCGGGCCCGTGCCCTCTACCGCAATGTCTCCAAGCGGAGAATGGCCTGGCTGCTGCTGAAGGACACGGTCAACTCGTGCATCGAGTACCGGATTCTCGGGCTGGCCGCGGAGGCGGCGTTCTTCACCCTGCTCTCCCTCCCGCCGCTGATGCTCGGCCTCCTCGGCCTCCTCGGATACGTCGACGACTGGACCAACACCACCACCGTCGCCTCGATCGAGCGGAACATCCTCACGGCCGTCGGCACGGTCCTCTCGGACCGGGGCGTCGACCAGATCGCCAAGCCGCTCCTCGCGGACGTCACGCACGGCGGACGCCCCGACCTGATCTCCATCGGTTTCGCCATCGCGCTCTGGTCCGGCTCACGGGCGGTGAACGTCTTCATCGACACGATCACCGTGATGTACGGGCTCGACGGCCGGCGCGGCATCGTCGCCACCCGGCTGCTCGCCTTCCTGCTCTACCTCGTGGCGCTGCTCATCGGCGCCGTCGTCCTGCCCCTGGCGGTGGTCGGGCCCGACCGGGTCGTGGAGCTGATCCCCTGGGGCACCGAGGTCGCCAGCGTCCTGTACTGGCCGGTGGTGATCCTGCTCTCCATCGCCTTCCTGACCACGCTCTACCACGTGTCGGTGCCCGCCCGGTCGCCGTGGCTGGAGGACGTGCCGGGGGCGCTCGTCGCCCTCGGGATGTGGGTCTTCGGCAGCTTCCTGCTGCGGATCTACCTCACGAGTACGGTCGAGGGCCCCACCATCTACGGCTCCCTCGCCGCCCCCATCGCGGTCCTCCTGTGGATCGGCATCTCGGCCTTCGCCGTCCTGGTCGGCGCGGCCGTCAACGCCGCCATCGACCGGGTCTGGCCGTCCGTCGCCACGGCGGCGGCCCGCGCGGCCAACGAGCGCCTGCGGGCGGCCCACGCCGCCGAGACGATCGCGCGGGTGGAGGCGCTGTCGGGCGAGCCGGGAGCGCGGGGGGACGGCGAGGACGGGGAGTACGGCCCCGACCCGGACATGCCCTCCGAGTTCCCCGAGCGATGGTCCCGCTTCCTGCCGCCGGACGACCTGAAGTCCCGCTTCCACACCGGCCGCGACAAGGAACCGAAGTCCTGA
- a CDS encoding GNAT family N-acetyltransferase yields the protein MTPRITAAGRRPGRAAPVPAITRATARDARRLTRLVRASGAYRGPYAPMIAGYRVGPDYIETHQVFLATGPDDRLLGFYALLLAPAELDLMFVADAAQGQGVGRLLVAHMTGEARAAGLGAVRVVSHPPAEGFYRGVGAERVGTVAANPPAVMWDRPELVIRVPAPSA from the coding sequence ATGACTCCGCGTATTACCGCCGCCGGCCGCCGGCCGGGCCGGGCCGCCCCGGTCCCCGCCATCACGCGGGCCACCGCGCGCGACGCCCGGCGGCTGACGCGGCTGGTCCGGGCCTCCGGCGCCTACCGGGGCCCGTACGCGCCCATGATCGCCGGCTACCGCGTGGGGCCCGACTACATCGAGACCCACCAGGTCTTCCTCGCCACCGGCCCCGACGACCGGCTCCTCGGCTTCTACGCCCTGCTGCTGGCCCCCGCCGAACTGGACCTGATGTTCGTCGCGGACGCCGCGCAGGGCCAGGGCGTCGGACGCCTGCTGGTCGCGCACATGACGGGCGAGGCGCGGGCCGCCGGGCTCGGCGCCGTGCGCGTGGTGTCCCACCCGCCCGCCGAGGGCTTCTACCGGGGCGTCGGCGCCGAACGCGTCGGTACGGTCGCGGCGAACCCGCCCGCCGTGATGTGGGACCGCCCGGAGCTGGTCATCCGGGTACCGGCCCCGTCCGCCTGA
- a CDS encoding VOC family protein has protein sequence MTPRLDVIGIVTSDMAASLAFYRRLGLDIPADADAAPHVEAPLPGGMRLAWDTEDVVRSFDPGWTPPSNGDRTGLCFRCDAPAEVDAVYEALVGAGYRGHLEPWDAEWGQRYAVVLDPDGCGVSLFASVA, from the coding sequence ATGACTCCACGACTCGATGTGATCGGCATCGTCACCTCCGACATGGCCGCCTCGCTCGCCTTCTACCGCAGGCTCGGCCTGGACATCCCCGCCGACGCGGACGCCGCGCCCCATGTGGAGGCCCCGCTGCCCGGCGGCATGCGCCTCGCCTGGGACACGGAGGACGTCGTCCGGTCCTTCGACCCGGGGTGGACCCCGCCGTCGAACGGCGACCGCACCGGACTCTGCTTCCGCTGCGACGCTCCCGCCGAGGTCGACGCGGTGTACGAGGCGCTGGTCGGCGCCGGGTACCGGGGGCACCTGGAACCCTGGGACGCGGAATGGGGCCAGCGTTACGCGGTGGTGCTCGACCCGGACGGCTGCGGCGTCTCGCTGTTCGCCAGCGTCGCGTAG
- a CDS encoding cytochrome P450, whose product MTTRPAPARTFPLTAPVRLWDEGFAADPLSRYEALRAQGPVGWGELAPGEPAYIVTDRRAALDILHDPGTWSRDSREWEATAAADSPIFSMLKWRPNPLFTDDAVHRRYRTALVDAFDLVEPHDLRERVHRAVDLLVGRFGPAGGADLVDDFARPLMTLIFNNLFGLPDSESARLNNSLGRLMEGGAEAAAGDVEYGEYVTELVTAKTLERGDDLTSRLIDHPADLSYEEVVWQVFLTMGAGHEPTANLVANALSRILGNPAYYSTLTSGSRPVMDAVLEVLRHETPLANYGILYARESLSFHGIRVRRAVPVIVSYGALGYFAEQQAADAPDHPHDASHLSWGAGAHKCPVKQHALLIATEAIERITQWLPDLELITPRDQLTWRPGPFVRSLRSLPVRFTPRTPDTTAATP is encoded by the coding sequence ATGACCACCCGCCCCGCCCCCGCGCGCACCTTCCCCCTCACGGCCCCGGTCCGGCTCTGGGACGAGGGCTTCGCCGCCGACCCGCTGAGCCGCTACGAGGCCCTGCGCGCGCAGGGCCCCGTCGGCTGGGGCGAACTCGCCCCGGGCGAGCCCGCGTACATCGTCACCGACCGCCGGGCCGCCCTCGACATCCTCCACGACCCCGGCACCTGGTCCCGCGACTCCCGGGAGTGGGAGGCCACCGCCGCCGCCGACTCGCCGATCTTCAGCATGCTGAAGTGGCGCCCCAACCCCCTCTTCACCGACGACGCGGTGCACCGCCGCTACCGGACGGCGCTGGTCGACGCCTTCGACCTGGTCGAACCGCACGACCTGCGCGAGCGGGTGCACCGGGCCGTGGACCTGCTGGTCGGCCGGTTCGGCCCGGCCGGCGGCGCCGATCTCGTGGACGACTTCGCCCGCCCCCTGATGACGCTGATCTTCAACAACCTCTTCGGCCTGCCCGACAGCGAGAGCGCCCGCCTCAACAACTCGCTCGGACGGCTCATGGAAGGCGGCGCCGAGGCCGCCGCCGGAGACGTGGAGTACGGCGAGTACGTCACGGAACTCGTCACCGCCAAGACCCTCGAACGCGGGGACGACCTGACCAGCCGGCTGATCGACCACCCGGCCGACCTCAGCTACGAGGAGGTCGTCTGGCAGGTCTTCCTCACCATGGGCGCCGGCCACGAGCCCACGGCGAACCTCGTCGCCAACGCGCTGTCCCGGATACTCGGCAACCCCGCCTACTACTCCACCCTCACCAGCGGCTCCCGCCCCGTCATGGACGCGGTCCTCGAAGTCCTGCGCCACGAGACACCGTTGGCGAACTACGGCATCCTCTACGCCCGCGAGTCACTGAGCTTCCACGGCATCCGGGTCCGCAGGGCCGTGCCCGTCATCGTCTCCTACGGCGCGCTCGGCTACTTCGCGGAACAGCAGGCCGCCGACGCCCCCGACCACCCGCACGACGCCTCCCATCTGTCCTGGGGCGCGGGCGCCCACAAGTGCCCGGTCAAACAGCACGCGCTGCTCATCGCCACCGAGGCGATCGAGCGCATCACCCAGTGGCTGCCCGACCTGGAGCTGATCACCCCGCGCGACCAACTCACCTGGCGGCCCGGCCCGTTCGTCCGCTCCCTGCGCT
- a CDS encoding DUF742 domain-containing protein, with protein sequence MTGRRSGRPLVPAYLSTGGVARPSHTELERLSLLTGGTGPAPEGLPAARHALFDVLDGGTLTLVEAAALLELPVSAVRVLAAELADQGLVSLRAPVPPAALPAPDLLRRVADGLRALKQ encoded by the coding sequence ATGACCGGCCGCAGGAGCGGCCGCCCACTCGTTCCCGCCTATCTGTCCACCGGCGGGGTGGCTCGGCCGAGCCACACCGAACTGGAGCGGCTTTCGCTGCTGACCGGCGGGACCGGCCCGGCACCCGAGGGGCTGCCCGCCGCCCGGCACGCGCTCTTCGACGTGCTGGACGGCGGGACGCTCACCCTGGTGGAGGCCGCCGCCCTGCTGGAGCTACCGGTCTCCGCCGTACGCGTCCTCGCCGCCGAGCTGGCCGACCAGGGACTGGTGAGCCTGCGCGCACCCGTACCCCCGGCGGCCCTGCCCGCCCCCGACCTCTTGAGGAGAGTCGCCGATGGCCTCCGCGCCCTCAAGCAGTAG
- a CDS encoding ATP-binding protein: MIEITVLAAGGLAAGTLPTLVLAGGLLRSRRDRSRLRAEIARLRDRLDSERSKAERVSDAFTAEIAHLAQKRIPAVATRAAHPHVRVPGALSPQFARTGPGAGLDGVISGLSSLMIQERKRVDAAARAGMRGTTREIQAGLYRLQDVLRGLQQQYDEPELAQTLFELDHENEQSLRRAQVAAVVCGAWVGLARQESHLVDAVTGGQSRLVGYHRVRVNNHLEPGTALVSHAVEPVAIIVAELLDNALRHSSRDTDVTVNLERVHHGAAVTIDDAGVGMSPDERAYAQRMVASSEPILLSDLGDPPRMGLAAIGQLTRQFDLSVDLSTPSPYGGVRAVLLVSNHLLSHVDPVRRPPAAAAPRSTRPAGPPDQPGRAETDAALPVRTAATSRAVRAAARPVVPEAVPYAPVPLPPTDDRHSDHPLGPGSWPDDSLPRRRRRHARTEFEAAAPAVRSFPGQAPPPVRTPDDSAAALGALQTGTAAARSSVDPEGNDPR; encoded by the coding sequence ATGATCGAGATAACGGTCCTGGCCGCTGGCGGCCTGGCCGCCGGAACTCTGCCGACGCTCGTCCTGGCAGGCGGTCTGCTCCGCTCCCGCCGTGACCGGTCACGGCTCCGCGCGGAGATCGCCCGGCTGCGGGACCGGCTCGACAGCGAGCGGTCCAAGGCCGAGCGTGTCTCCGACGCGTTCACCGCCGAGATCGCCCATCTCGCCCAGAAACGCATCCCCGCGGTGGCGACCCGCGCCGCGCACCCGCACGTGCGGGTGCCGGGAGCGCTCAGCCCCCAGTTCGCCCGCACCGGACCGGGCGCCGGTCTGGACGGGGTGATCAGCGGGTTGTCGAGCCTGATGATCCAGGAGCGCAAACGGGTCGACGCCGCGGCACGGGCCGGCATGCGCGGCACCACGCGCGAGATCCAGGCCGGGCTCTACCGTCTCCAGGACGTGCTCCGAGGACTGCAACAGCAGTACGACGAGCCCGAGTTGGCACAGACCCTGTTCGAACTCGACCACGAGAACGAACAGTCGCTGCGGCGCGCACAGGTCGCCGCCGTCGTGTGCGGCGCCTGGGTGGGCCTGGCCCGGCAGGAGTCGCACCTGGTGGACGCGGTCACCGGAGGCCAGTCACGGCTCGTCGGCTACCACCGCGTCCGGGTCAACAACCATCTGGAGCCGGGCACCGCGCTCGTCTCGCACGCCGTCGAGCCGGTCGCGATCATCGTCGCCGAACTCCTCGACAACGCGCTGCGGCACTCCTCCCGCGACACCGACGTCACCGTCAACCTCGAACGGGTCCACCACGGCGCCGCCGTCACCATCGACGACGCCGGGGTGGGCATGTCGCCCGACGAACGCGCCTACGCACAGCGGATGGTGGCGAGCAGCGAGCCGATCCTGCTCTCCGACCTGGGCGACCCGCCCCGGATGGGACTCGCCGCCATCGGCCAGCTCACCCGGCAGTTCGACCTCTCCGTCGACCTGTCGACCCCGTCACCGTACGGCGGAGTACGCGCGGTACTGCTGGTCAGCAACCATCTGCTCAGCCATGTCGACCCGGTGCGCAGACCGCCCGCCGCCGCCGCACCGCGCTCCACCCGCCCCGCCGGACCGCCGGACCAGCCGGGCCGCGCGGAGACCGACGCCGCACTCCCCGTCAGGACCGCCGCCACCTCCCGGGCCGTACGCGCCGCCGCCCGCCCGGTGGTCCCGGAGGCCGTCCCGTACGCCCCCGTCCCCCTCCCGCCGACCGACGACCGTCACTCCGACCACCCGCTCGGCCCCGGTTCCTGGCCCGACGACTCGCTGCCCCGGCGCAGACGCCGTCACGCCCGCACCGAGTTCGAGGCGGCGGCCCCGGCCGTCCGCTCCTTCCCCGGGCAGGCCCCGCCGCCCGTCCGTACCCCCGACGACTCCGCCGCCGCGCTCGGTGCCCTCCAGACCGGCACGGCCGCGGCACGATCCTCAGTTGACCCCGAAGGGAACGACCCGCGATGA
- a CDS encoding roadblock/LC7 domain-containing protein: protein MKSRNAGETAWVLDPILEIPHVRAAVILTRDGLVSGYSDALTQATAERTAAITSTVQGACRTAAAAFADRDDAEIRQIVIESDHGYILVAPTSHGTCVAAYGTPDVRLDLLAHRVHSQVARLGEKTMTAAPRAGAGGAPA from the coding sequence ATGAAAAGCCGCAACGCCGGCGAAACGGCGTGGGTGCTCGATCCGATCCTGGAAATCCCGCATGTGCGGGCAGCCGTCATCCTCACCAGGGACGGACTCGTCTCCGGTTACTCGGACGCGCTCACCCAGGCGACCGCCGAACGCACGGCGGCGATCACCAGCACCGTGCAGGGCGCGTGCCGTACGGCGGCAGCCGCCTTCGCCGACCGCGACGACGCGGAGATCCGCCAGATCGTCATCGAGTCCGACCACGGTTACATCCTGGTCGCACCCACCTCGCACGGCACCTGTGTGGCCGCCTACGGCACCCCCGACGTCCGGCTCGACCTGCTCGCCCACCGGGTGCACTCGCAGGTGGCCAGACTCGGCGAGAAAACGATGACCGCCGCACCGCGCGCGGGTGCGGGCGGCGCTCCGGCATGA
- a CDS encoding VOC family protein: MLGSSKAFSGFAVDDIPRARLFYGETLGLEVTEANGMLRLRLAGGAEVLVYPKPDHVPAAYTILNFPVDDIEAAVDELVRRGVRFARYPSTETDERGIFRLGGPYIAWFTDPAGNVLSVLQDRPA, from the coding sequence ATGCTCGGCAGCAGCAAGGCGTTCAGCGGTTTCGCCGTGGACGACATCCCGAGGGCCCGCCTCTTCTACGGCGAGACGCTGGGCCTGGAGGTGACCGAGGCGAACGGGATGCTGCGGCTGCGCCTGGCGGGCGGGGCGGAGGTGCTGGTCTATCCGAAGCCGGACCATGTCCCCGCCGCCTACACGATCCTCAACTTTCCGGTGGACGACATCGAGGCCGCCGTCGACGAACTGGTCCGGCGGGGTGTGCGTTTCGCGCGGTATCCCTCGACGGAGACGGACGAGCGGGGGATCTTCCGGCTGGGCGGTCCGTACATCGCGTGGTTCACCGATCCGGCGGGCAACGTGCTGTCGGTGCTCCAGGACCGCCCCGCCTGA
- a CDS encoding GAF domain-containing protein: MKDTPLDLSRLMAMDARQAMRLLQRVREASLAGDRPPVAPRPVIGASWQRVRRLGVSPDRQSGRAVLAPEELEHHRRTSALGEVMRGISDGLTGIADASLQILVVCDAQGRVLWREGNTRVLRRADGISLAEGAVWSERMTGTNAIGTALAARVPVQVHSAEHFVRPLTPWTCAAAPVHDPRDGRLLGVVDVSGPASGFHPTTLALVTSVARLAESGLRERHLRAVERLRAVAAPILCRVGGRAVAVDTHGWTAAVTGMAPVDRLPLPKSLRPGRLWLPSLGMCAVEPLPGGWLLTVEEEPPPDAPRRVVLDLSRPRRWSVTVSGAAGSWARELTPRHAELLYVLAARREGRSAAELAADVFGDPTRTVTVRAEMSRVRRHLAGVLAHRPYRFSEEIEVEVVRPAHPADLLPHSTAPAVAADRVRGGCEA, from the coding sequence ATGAAGGACACACCGCTCGATCTGTCCCGTCTCATGGCGATGGACGCCCGGCAGGCCATGCGGCTGCTCCAGCGGGTCCGGGAGGCGTCGCTGGCGGGCGACCGGCCGCCGGTGGCGCCCCGGCCGGTGATCGGGGCGTCGTGGCAGCGGGTCCGGCGGCTCGGTGTCAGCCCCGACCGGCAGTCCGGCCGGGCGGTGCTGGCGCCCGAGGAACTGGAACACCACCGCCGTACGTCGGCGCTCGGCGAGGTGATGCGGGGGATCAGCGACGGGCTGACCGGGATCGCCGACGCGTCCCTCCAGATCCTGGTGGTCTGCGACGCGCAGGGCCGGGTGCTGTGGCGCGAGGGCAACACCCGGGTGCTGCGGCGGGCCGACGGCATCAGTCTGGCGGAGGGCGCGGTCTGGTCGGAGCGGATGACGGGGACCAACGCGATCGGTACGGCGCTGGCCGCCAGGGTCCCGGTGCAGGTCCACTCGGCGGAGCACTTCGTACGCCCCCTGACACCGTGGACGTGCGCGGCGGCCCCGGTGCACGACCCGCGCGACGGGCGGCTGCTCGGGGTCGTCGACGTGAGCGGCCCGGCGTCGGGTTTCCATCCGACGACGCTGGCCCTGGTCACCTCCGTCGCCCGGCTGGCCGAGAGCGGACTGCGGGAGCGGCATCTGCGGGCCGTGGAGCGGCTGCGGGCGGTGGCGGCGCCGATCCTGTGCCGGGTCGGCGGGCGCGCGGTGGCCGTCGACACGCACGGCTGGACGGCCGCCGTGACGGGGATGGCGCCGGTCGACCGGCTGCCGCTGCCCAAGTCGCTGCGGCCGGGGCGGCTGTGGCTGCCGTCGCTCGGCATGTGCGCGGTCGAGCCGCTGCCGGGCGGCTGGCTGCTGACGGTGGAGGAGGAGCCGCCGCCGGACGCGCCGCGCCGGGTGGTGCTGGACCTGAGCCGGCCCCGGCGGTGGTCGGTGACGGTCTCGGGGGCGGCGGGCAGCTGGGCGCGGGAGCTGACGCCGCGCCACGCGGAGCTGCTGTACGTCCTGGCGGCACGCCGGGAGGGGCGGAGCGCGGCGGAGCTGGCGGCGGACGTGTTCGGGGACCCGACGCGCACGGTGACGGTGCGGGCCGAGATGTCGCGGGTGCGCCGTCATCTGGCGGGGGTGCTGGCCCACCGGCCGTACCGCTTCAGCGAGGAGATCGAGGTGGAGGTGGTACGTCCGGCACACCCGGCGGACCTGCTGCCGCACTCGACGGCCCCGGCGGTGGCGGCCGACCGGGTCCGGGGCGGCTGCGAGGCGTAG
- a CDS encoding helix-turn-helix domain-containing protein, producing MDGVVVWTKTAPKGDGGAVYPVLPDGCMDLLWIGGRLGVAGPDTRAYRPPPPGEDGFTGDCTGVRFAPGIAPALLGVPAHELRDRRVDLADLWPGAEAREIAERLAAADDPAAVLEAVALRRLALSGPPDPLLRAVVAGLDAGRPVASVAESAGLGPRRLHRRSLDAFGYGPKTLARVLRLQRALALVRASVPYAEAAALAGCADQAHLARETRALAGLTLGAYATLANSETPQPSGSSTTA from the coding sequence ATGGACGGCGTCGTCGTATGGACGAAGACCGCGCCCAAGGGGGACGGCGGGGCCGTCTACCCCGTCCTGCCCGACGGCTGCATGGATCTGCTCTGGATCGGGGGCCGGCTGGGCGTCGCCGGGCCCGACACCCGCGCGTACCGGCCCCCACCGCCCGGCGAGGACGGTTTCACCGGGGACTGCACCGGGGTCCGCTTCGCGCCCGGCATCGCCCCCGCGCTCCTCGGCGTCCCCGCGCACGAGCTGCGCGACCGGCGCGTGGACCTCGCCGACCTGTGGCCCGGAGCCGAGGCGCGCGAGATCGCCGAGCGCCTCGCCGCCGCCGACGACCCGGCGGCCGTCCTCGAAGCCGTGGCCCTGCGGCGCCTCGCGCTCTCCGGACCGCCCGACCCGCTGCTGCGCGCCGTCGTCGCCGGGCTCGACGCGGGCCGCCCGGTCGCCTCCGTCGCCGAGAGCGCCGGCCTCGGCCCGCGCCGGCTGCACCGCCGCTCGCTGGACGCCTTCGGTTACGGTCCCAAGACCCTGGCCCGCGTACTGCGGCTCCAGCGCGCGCTCGCGCTCGTACGGGCGTCGGTGCCGTACGCGGAGGCCGCCGCCCTCGCGGGCTGCGCCGACCAGGCGCATCTCGCCAGGGAGACACGCGCGCTGGCCGGCCTCACCCTCGGTGCCTACGCGACGCTGGCGAACAGCGAGACGCCGCAGCCGTCCGGGTCGAGCACCACCGCGTAA